One segment of Arthrobacter sp. MMS18-M83 DNA contains the following:
- a CDS encoding CarD family transcriptional regulator: MVFEVGETVVYPHHGAAKIEEIKMRTIKGEEKMYLKLKVAQGDLTIEVPAENVDLVGVRDVVGKEGLEHVFDVLRAEFTEEPTNWSRRYKANLEKLASGDVIKVAEVVRDLWRRDHDRGLSAGEKRMLAKARQILISELALAEKTDEEKAASVLDEVLAS, translated from the coding sequence ATGGTTTTTGAGGTCGGCGAGACAGTAGTTTACCCTCACCACGGTGCAGCAAAAATTGAAGAAATCAAGATGCGCACTATCAAGGGCGAAGAGAAAATGTATCTCAAGCTCAAGGTGGCTCAGGGTGATCTGACCATTGAAGTTCCAGCAGAAAACGTAGACCTTGTTGGGGTTCGCGACGTAGTGGGCAAGGAAGGCTTGGAGCACGTTTTCGACGTTCTCCGTGCCGAGTTCACTGAAGAGCCCACCAACTGGTCCCGTCGCTACAAGGCAAACCTGGAGAAGCTTGCTTCCGGCGACGTCATCAAGGTTGCAGAGGTCGTTCGCGATCTTTGGCGCCGTGATCACGATCGCGGCCTTTCCGCAGGTGAGAAGCGAATGCTGGCCAAAGCCCGTCAGATTCTGATTTCAGAACTGGCACTGGCTGAGAAGACCGACGAAGAGAAGGCCGCAAGCGTTCTCGACGAAGTTCTGGCTTCCTAA
- the rlmB gene encoding 23S rRNA (guanosine(2251)-2'-O)-methyltransferase RlmB, giving the protein MANNGRRAVKKKKGPTTGTGGHGRKALEGRGPTPKAEDREYHKAYKSRQLAERSAAKRAAGGTSRSNPGARSGPKGRATEEVVTGRNSVVEALRAGIPAKALHVAIRIEMDDRVKESLKLAAERGIPLLETGKPELDRMTEDAVHQGLVLQIPPYEYQDAYDLAEQTVAKWKKGYIPNAPLFVALDGITDPRNLGAIIRSVSAFSGHGVIVPERRSVGVTASAWKTSAGAAVRVPVARAANLNNALKQFKQMGIFVLGLDGDGDVSLPDLSLATDPVCIVVGSEGKGLSRLVRENCDQIISIPIDSAMESLNASMAVGISLYEVSRQRATK; this is encoded by the coding sequence ATGGCCAACAACGGTCGCCGGGCTGTCAAAAAGAAGAAGGGCCCCACCACTGGAACCGGTGGCCACGGTCGAAAGGCCTTGGAAGGCAGGGGTCCAACCCCTAAAGCCGAGGACCGCGAATATCACAAGGCTTACAAGAGCAGGCAGCTCGCTGAGCGCTCGGCAGCCAAGCGTGCAGCCGGGGGCACCAGCCGCTCCAACCCGGGCGCCCGCTCGGGCCCGAAGGGTCGCGCTACCGAGGAAGTAGTCACCGGACGCAACTCCGTGGTGGAGGCGCTGCGCGCCGGAATCCCCGCGAAGGCGCTGCACGTGGCTATCCGGATCGAGATGGACGATCGCGTCAAAGAGTCCCTCAAGCTCGCTGCCGAACGTGGCATCCCGCTGCTGGAAACCGGTAAGCCCGAGCTGGACCGTATGACGGAAGACGCCGTCCACCAGGGCCTCGTACTGCAGATCCCGCCGTACGAATACCAGGACGCCTACGACCTCGCCGAGCAGACGGTCGCCAAGTGGAAGAAGGGCTACATCCCCAACGCACCCCTCTTCGTTGCACTCGACGGCATTACTGATCCCCGCAACCTGGGCGCCATCATCCGCTCCGTTTCCGCCTTCAGCGGCCACGGCGTCATTGTCCCGGAGCGCCGTTCCGTCGGCGTCACCGCTTCGGCATGGAAGACCAGCGCAGGTGCGGCAGTCCGCGTCCCCGTGGCCCGGGCTGCCAACCTGAACAACGCCCTCAAGCAGTTCAAGCAGATGGGCATCTTCGTGCTGGGCCTTGATGGCGACGGCGACGTCTCGCTGCCGGATCTTTCCTTGGCCACCGATCCCGTCTGTATCGTGGTGGGTTCCGAGGGCAAGGGCCTCAGCCGCCTCGTCCGCGAAAACTGCGACCAGATCATCTCCATCCCGATCGACTCGGCCATGGAATCGCTCAACGCCTCCATGGCAGTGGGCATCTCGTTGTACGAAGTCTCAAGGCAGCGCGCCACCAAGTAG
- a CDS encoding sensor histidine kinase: MLIGVIAGLAGLSCGVFGVLAFRLSERQRKIVDLDVTEPLLPEGAAEVLSVVGRAFVVVDAIDGVVRASPAAYAYGLVRGHTVVHKQLLDMTAKVRRDGVILEKTFELPRGPLGKGTIVVQVRAAMLGWEYIVLLADDRTEITRTEEIRNDFVANVSHELKTPVGAISLLAEALEASPDDEEAVRRFAKRMHKESTRLAALVQDIIELSRLQGANVAQQGHAVDINTVISEAVDRSQLPAELKNIKIVVGGRTETMVFGDQDLLVTALRNLIDNAIRYSPENTRVGVGVRAKEGVVAISVTDQGEGLSPEDQERIFERFYRVDAARSRQTGGTGLGLSIVKHVVSNHGGEVTVWSQPGQGSTFTIRLPEMEGQENDDAGAKPRNVIQTTGAVRALEQGAGA; this comes from the coding sequence GTGCTCATCGGTGTCATCGCAGGCCTTGCTGGCCTGTCGTGCGGCGTCTTTGGCGTGCTCGCATTCAGGCTCAGTGAACGGCAGCGAAAGATAGTGGACCTGGATGTCACGGAACCACTGCTTCCGGAGGGCGCCGCGGAGGTGCTGTCCGTCGTCGGGCGGGCCTTTGTGGTGGTGGACGCGATCGACGGCGTCGTCCGGGCCAGTCCCGCGGCTTACGCCTACGGCCTCGTCAGGGGCCACACAGTGGTGCACAAGCAGCTGCTGGACATGACCGCGAAGGTCCGGCGCGACGGCGTAATCCTGGAGAAGACCTTCGAGTTGCCCCGCGGTCCGCTCGGCAAGGGGACCATCGTGGTGCAGGTTCGCGCAGCCATGCTCGGATGGGAATATATCGTCCTTCTGGCCGACGACCGCACCGAAATCACCCGCACCGAGGAGATCCGCAACGACTTCGTCGCGAACGTCTCGCACGAACTCAAGACCCCGGTGGGCGCCATCTCCTTGCTGGCTGAGGCCCTTGAGGCAAGCCCGGATGACGAAGAAGCCGTCCGTCGCTTTGCGAAGCGCATGCACAAGGAATCCACACGACTCGCTGCGCTGGTGCAGGACATCATTGAGCTGTCCCGGCTCCAGGGCGCCAATGTGGCGCAACAAGGACACGCTGTGGATATCAACACAGTGATTTCCGAAGCCGTAGATCGCTCGCAACTCCCGGCGGAACTCAAGAACATCAAAATCGTGGTCGGCGGCCGGACGGAAACCATGGTCTTCGGTGACCAGGACTTGTTGGTGACCGCATTGCGGAACCTCATCGACAACGCCATTCGCTATTCTCCGGAAAACACCCGTGTTGGGGTGGGCGTCCGGGCCAAAGAGGGCGTGGTGGCGATTTCCGTCACGGATCAAGGCGAAGGACTTAGCCCCGAGGACCAGGAACGGATCTTCGAGCGTTTCTACCGCGTAGATGCCGCAAGGTCGCGGCAAACCGGGGGAACCGGCTTGGGCCTGAGTATTGTCAAGCATGTGGTGTCCAACCACGGCGGCGAGGTTACCGTCTGGTCGCAGCCCGGCCAAGGTTCTACTTTCACCATCCGCCTTCCTGAAATGGAAGGCCAGGAGAACGACGACGCCGGGGCGAAGCCCCGAAACGTTATTCAGACGACGGGCGCAGTACGCGCCCTAGAGCAAGGAGCTGGCGCTTGA
- the cysS gene encoding cysteine--tRNA ligase has translation MTLRFYDTASAEVRDFVPLEAGKASVYYCGATVQGMPHVGHVRSAIAFDQLTRWLEYRGLRVTVIRNVTDIDDKILAKSSQSFGPDWAEEPTAKPEEEWWALAYRYEQEFEQAYDVLGVSRPTYEPRATGHIPEMHALIQRLIDRGHAYPALDDSGDVYFDVRSWSKYGSLTRQNIDDMQGAADVEPQFSNRKRDPRDFALWKGFKDGEPTTAGWVSPWGTGRPGWHLECSAMATKYLGQQFDIHGGGLDLRFPHHENEMAQSQAAGDDFANFWLHNGMVTYEGEKMSKSVGNTVSPAEMLELASPRVVRYYLGQAQYRSILDYRPTSLQEAAAAVERIYGFVAKASKKFGGGFAAHPESSPVPDAFAAAMDDDLNVPQALGALHETVRAGNTALASGDDAGAQQALQAVLAMTTVLGLNDVRGEVQENSGTAQALEVLVEAQLQARAEARANKDWAASDAIRDTLAAAGIAVEDGADGASWSLKKD, from the coding sequence GTGACCCTGCGCTTTTACGACACTGCATCCGCCGAAGTCCGCGACTTCGTCCCCCTTGAAGCCGGCAAGGCCAGCGTCTACTACTGCGGTGCCACGGTGCAGGGGATGCCACACGTGGGACATGTCCGTTCCGCCATCGCGTTCGACCAGCTGACCCGCTGGCTCGAATACCGCGGGCTGCGCGTCACGGTGATCCGCAACGTCACCGACATCGACGACAAGATCCTCGCCAAGTCCTCGCAGTCGTTCGGGCCGGATTGGGCTGAGGAACCCACAGCCAAGCCCGAGGAAGAATGGTGGGCCTTGGCCTACCGTTACGAGCAGGAATTCGAGCAGGCCTACGACGTCCTCGGCGTTTCCCGCCCAACATACGAGCCGCGCGCCACCGGCCACATCCCGGAGATGCACGCCCTCATCCAAAGGCTCATCGACCGCGGCCACGCTTACCCTGCCCTGGACGATTCCGGGGATGTCTACTTCGATGTCCGATCCTGGAGCAAGTACGGCTCCCTGACGCGCCAGAACATTGACGACATGCAGGGCGCCGCGGACGTCGAGCCTCAATTCAGCAACAGGAAGCGCGACCCGCGCGACTTTGCGCTGTGGAAGGGCTTCAAGGACGGGGAGCCGACGACGGCGGGCTGGGTTTCGCCGTGGGGAACCGGCCGGCCGGGTTGGCATCTTGAATGCTCTGCCATGGCCACGAAATACCTGGGCCAGCAGTTCGACATCCACGGCGGCGGCTTGGACCTCCGCTTCCCGCACCATGAGAACGAAATGGCACAGTCGCAGGCCGCCGGTGACGACTTCGCCAATTTCTGGCTGCACAACGGCATGGTCACCTATGAGGGCGAAAAGATGTCCAAGTCCGTAGGCAACACGGTGAGTCCTGCGGAAATGTTGGAGCTCGCAAGTCCGCGCGTGGTCCGTTACTACCTCGGCCAGGCCCAGTACCGCTCCATCCTGGACTATCGGCCCACCTCCCTCCAGGAAGCTGCGGCTGCTGTGGAGCGCATCTACGGTTTCGTCGCTAAGGCGTCCAAGAAGTTCGGTGGCGGCTTCGCCGCCCACCCTGAGTCGAGCCCCGTGCCGGACGCTTTTGCTGCCGCCATGGACGATGATCTCAACGTGCCGCAGGCTCTTGGCGCTCTGCATGAGACCGTCCGTGCTGGCAACACGGCACTGGCGTCAGGGGACGATGCCGGAGCCCAGCAGGCGCTCCAGGCCGTGCTGGCCATGACCACAGTTCTTGGTCTCAACGATGTCCGCGGCGAAGTCCAGGAAAACTCCGGGACAGCCCAAGCCCTTGAAGTCCTTGTGGAAGCCCAGCTGCAGGCCCGCGCCGAGGCGCGCGCCAACAAGGACTGGGCCGCTTCCGACGCGATCCGCGACACTCTCGCGGCCGCCGGAATCGCCGTCGAGGATGGCGCCGATGGCGCCAGCTGGAGCCTCAAAAAGGACTGA
- a CDS encoding carbon-nitrogen hydrolase family protein, producing the protein MRIALAQIISGRELADNLVLLEDYARRAKEGGAELVVFPEATMRAFGNSLLDIAEPLDGPWANRVRQIARELGIVIVAGMFTPGVSSDGSGNGKVRNTLLATGPGVDTSYDKIHLFDAFGFAESDTVDAGTDPVTFDAGGLTFGLATCYDVRFPALFTANAERGADVNIVSASWGAGPGKAEQWKLLARARAIDTTTFVLACGQGDPASQGIEPKGAAPTGVGHSVVVSPLGAVLEELDAEPGLLFAELDAAVVEDARVKLPVLANRRNF; encoded by the coding sequence GTGCGAATCGCCCTTGCTCAAATCATCAGCGGCCGCGAGCTGGCGGACAACCTGGTCCTGTTGGAAGACTATGCCCGCCGAGCCAAGGAAGGCGGCGCTGAACTGGTGGTATTCCCGGAAGCGACCATGCGGGCGTTCGGGAATTCCCTACTCGACATCGCCGAGCCCTTGGATGGGCCATGGGCCAATCGGGTGCGGCAGATTGCCCGGGAACTTGGGATCGTGATCGTGGCCGGAATGTTCACCCCGGGAGTGTCCTCCGACGGCAGTGGCAACGGCAAAGTCCGGAACACCCTGCTTGCCACCGGCCCCGGAGTGGACACCAGCTACGATAAGATCCACCTCTTCGATGCCTTCGGTTTCGCGGAATCGGACACCGTCGATGCAGGAACCGATCCGGTGACGTTCGACGCCGGAGGCCTCACCTTCGGTCTGGCCACCTGCTACGACGTCCGTTTCCCAGCCCTCTTTACCGCCAATGCCGAGCGCGGCGCCGACGTGAATATTGTGTCCGCGTCCTGGGGCGCAGGCCCAGGCAAAGCCGAACAGTGGAAGTTGCTTGCGCGGGCCCGGGCGATCGACACCACAACCTTCGTGCTCGCATGCGGCCAGGGCGACCCCGCGAGCCAAGGCATCGAGCCCAAAGGTGCCGCACCGACCGGAGTGGGGCACTCCGTCGTCGTGTCCCCTTTGGGGGCCGTGCTGGAAGAGCTCGACGCCGAACCTGGCCTCTTGTTCGCGGAGCTGGATGCCGCCGTCGTCGAGGACGCGCGGGTCAAGCTCCCGGTCCTGGCGAACCGCCGCAACTTTTAG
- the ispD gene encoding 2-C-methyl-D-erythritol 4-phosphate cytidylyltransferase: MTTPSQREATAVVVVAAGSGERLGYGMPKAKVPLGGEPILTHALRGVATADVARQICVAIPAGDLELRELCEEFRQELGTDGPLVTVVDGGSTRADSVRAALAAVLEGTRAVLVHDAARALTPERVFHRVAVALSAGAMAVIPAIPIVDTVKMVVETDGDDAGIAPEIVTGTAPREQLRAVQTPQGFDYETLLRAHAAAAKFDHAQSAAVTDDAMLVELLGVPVHAVRGASQSLKITTPLDLIIAEGLLEGPLGVRWVEG; the protein is encoded by the coding sequence ATGACTACACCATCCCAGCGCGAGGCCACCGCCGTCGTCGTCGTTGCGGCAGGCTCGGGCGAGCGGCTTGGCTACGGCATGCCCAAGGCAAAGGTGCCGCTGGGCGGCGAACCCATCCTCACCCATGCCCTCCGCGGCGTCGCCACGGCAGATGTTGCCCGGCAGATTTGTGTTGCCATCCCCGCAGGGGACCTCGAGCTGCGGGAGCTCTGCGAGGAATTCCGGCAGGAGCTCGGCACTGACGGGCCTCTGGTCACAGTGGTCGACGGCGGATCCACGCGTGCCGATTCGGTCCGTGCGGCCCTAGCGGCGGTGCTCGAGGGAACGCGCGCTGTGCTGGTTCACGATGCTGCGCGAGCGCTAACTCCTGAACGGGTCTTCCACCGCGTTGCCGTCGCGCTATCCGCAGGCGCCATGGCGGTCATTCCGGCGATACCGATCGTGGACACCGTCAAGATGGTTGTGGAAACTGACGGTGACGACGCCGGAATCGCCCCGGAGATCGTCACCGGCACGGCCCCGCGGGAGCAACTGCGCGCCGTCCAGACTCCGCAAGGTTTCGACTATGAGACTTTGCTGCGTGCCCACGCGGCGGCGGCAAAGTTCGACCACGCCCAGTCCGCGGCCGTCACCGACGACGCCATGCTGGTCGAACTCCTCGGCGTCCCCGTCCACGCAGTTCGGGGCGCCAGCCAGTCGCTGAAAATCACCACGCCGCTGGACCTCATCATTGCCGAAGGCCTGCTGGAAGGTCCGCTCGGAGTCCGCTGGGTGGAAGGCTGA
- the ispF gene encoding 2-C-methyl-D-erythritol 2,4-cyclodiphosphate synthase gives MGAQPGNPAIPLPRTGIGVDVHAYAPEGDPQPLWLGGLFWEGERGLSGHSDGDCVAHAAADALFSACGIGDLGTHFGTDRPEFAGASGAKLLGEAARIVRAAGFEIGNVAVQFVANRPKFGPRREESQRVLSDAAGAPVSVTATTSDGLGFTGRGEGISAVATALVYAVPAAPQGDSA, from the coding sequence ATGGGGGCGCAGCCTGGGAACCCGGCCATCCCGTTGCCGCGCACCGGCATCGGGGTGGACGTACACGCCTACGCGCCTGAGGGCGACCCGCAACCGCTGTGGCTGGGAGGCCTCTTTTGGGAGGGGGAGCGCGGGCTCTCCGGGCATTCCGACGGCGATTGCGTGGCCCATGCGGCCGCTGACGCGCTCTTCTCGGCCTGCGGCATTGGTGACCTTGGCACGCATTTCGGCACCGACCGTCCCGAATTCGCCGGCGCTTCCGGAGCGAAGTTGCTGGGGGAGGCGGCCAGGATTGTCCGCGCCGCCGGTTTCGAGATTGGCAATGTTGCGGTGCAATTCGTGGCCAACAGGCCAAAATTCGGTCCGCGGCGCGAAGAATCGCAGCGCGTCCTCAGCGACGCCGCAGGCGCTCCCGTCAGCGTCACGGCGACCACCAGCGACGGCCTCGGCTTCACTGGCCGGGGTGAGGGCATCTCCGCCGTCGCTACGGCCCTTGTCTACGCCGTGCCGGCAGCGCCCCAAGGCGATAGCGCCTGA
- a CDS encoding response regulator transcription factor: MSRILIVEDEESFSDPLSYLLGKEGFDVQVVDNGSDALVEFDRNGADLVLLDLQLPGTPGTEVCRQLRQRSSVPVIMLTAKDSEIDKVVGLELGADDYVTKPYSSRELVARVRAVLRRQGEPEELITSTVQAGPVRMDIERHVVSVNGEQVSLPLKEFELLEMLLRNSGRVLTRGQLIDRVWGSDYVGDTKTLDVHVKRLRSKIEPDPSVPRYLVTVRGLGYKFEP; the protein is encoded by the coding sequence TTGAGCAGGATTCTGATCGTGGAGGACGAAGAGTCCTTCAGCGACCCTCTGTCCTACCTATTGGGCAAGGAAGGTTTCGATGTCCAGGTAGTGGACAACGGCAGCGACGCGTTGGTGGAGTTCGACCGCAACGGGGCCGATCTGGTGCTGCTGGACCTGCAGCTTCCGGGGACTCCAGGCACGGAGGTTTGCAGGCAGCTGCGGCAGCGTTCCAGCGTCCCGGTCATCATGCTGACCGCCAAGGACTCGGAAATCGACAAGGTGGTTGGCCTGGAACTCGGCGCGGACGACTACGTCACCAAGCCGTACTCTTCCCGGGAACTCGTGGCGCGCGTTCGTGCCGTGCTGCGCCGGCAGGGCGAGCCCGAGGAACTCATCACATCCACCGTGCAGGCCGGCCCGGTCAGGATGGACATTGAGCGCCATGTGGTGAGCGTCAACGGCGAACAAGTGTCGCTTCCGCTGAAGGAGTTCGAACTCCTTGAGATGCTCCTCCGCAATTCGGGCCGTGTGCTCACCCGTGGACAGCTGATCGACCGCGTCTGGGGCTCCGACTACGTGGGGGACACCAAGACCCTGGACGTCCACGTGAAGCGCTTGCGCAGCAAGATCGAGCCCGACCCCTCGGTTCCCCGCTATCTTGTGACGGTGCGCGGCTTAGGCTACAAGTTCGAACCGTAA
- the phoU gene encoding phosphate signaling complex protein PhoU, whose product MRKVFQEELIQVGEDLIEISKLVTEAIQNATTAFEGADVDLAQDVIAADARIDFLQNGLDERAIDILALQGPVASDLRMIVGSLRMSASLERMGDLARHVAQLARLRYPATVIPEQLTATFKDMARLDLEMSQKVTLLLESRDLEVARDILKLNTNVDDLHLSVFRAIADPSWAETSATTVDVALASRYFERFADHGVSVARKVTYLVTGEWQPEGF is encoded by the coding sequence GTGCGCAAGGTTTTTCAGGAGGAGCTCATCCAGGTCGGTGAGGACCTCATCGAGATCTCAAAGCTGGTTACCGAGGCGATCCAGAACGCGACCACCGCATTCGAAGGGGCAGACGTCGATCTCGCCCAGGACGTCATCGCAGCCGACGCCCGGATCGATTTCCTGCAAAACGGCCTTGACGAGCGCGCCATCGATATCCTGGCCCTCCAAGGCCCCGTGGCAAGCGATCTCCGGATGATCGTTGGCTCCCTGCGGATGAGTGCGTCACTGGAACGGATGGGCGACCTCGCCCGCCACGTGGCCCAACTGGCCCGCCTCCGCTACCCGGCCACGGTCATCCCCGAGCAGTTGACGGCAACGTTCAAGGACATGGCCCGCCTGGACCTTGAAATGAGCCAAAAGGTTACCCTGCTCCTGGAATCGCGTGACCTGGAAGTTGCCCGCGACATCCTCAAGCTCAACACCAACGTCGACGATCTGCACTTGAGCGTTTTCAGGGCGATCGCAGATCCTTCGTGGGCCGAGACTTCAGCCACCACGGTGGATGTGGCCCTCGCCAGCCGCTATTTCGAGCGGTTCGCAGACCACGGTGTCTCCGTTGCCCGCAAGGTGACCTACCTGGTCACCGGCGAATGGCAGCCAGAAGGCTTCTAA